Proteins encoded in a region of the Fusarium falciforme chromosome 6, complete sequence genome:
- a CDS encoding Ldi domain-containing protein produces MTVESSKPSFSLVDHNCRPVHETDFRGNHTLIFFGFTHCAVVCPRALERLTEILSRLGTAANRFNALYISVDPERDTPEVMKTFLSSRAPYFTGLTGTKGQVDSARKAFRVFAQRKNDDSVPEGYTIPHTAITYILGPDGRLVDHLNDSLDIEEAAMRLHKVLALDSNGGATSAPAPHCLSPGSSIVGQESLALLDKKQAASIRHIGNLARQLKGDWSNMMGPTDLNDGFGAYRFQIAYGAYTLALAHFHRLPAAPGVFKPTLERMIEKMCHPDVWYYWRDASTGGGVGNTPRKEPDANPIEKDNIMYSSYLQTMTLLYNSLFDDDRYTKPGSLTLEYDPFFWGDAGGFRFEYDQNSLNDRVYWNMVESGYLGVACEPYCVFQICNQPPIIGFRLNDELHGGKTAEEVTTGYVKAWKEFGGSLDAEGGYQFFVGTHNNMVVPSPGTGMDAWCALLMHSWNPDFVKENYDTQRQRSLIHHEDGTLSVKVNLVEGMSKNTTGLLKSGEFGWMIALAAEVGDTDTLNRLLAYADKHFSPRYQNGGLTYPRRDDMYDDDGYYVMSTPMQSNALFPLARLNVSGGFERLYKQPWGPKNREHYDEPALTEIDFSIDVYRAVYIPTQRALLFDVAAFEEGARGVVGLARVFGRGNWTLKRDGSRIAWGSSTGLSGSEPLAEIKQDGEVLLLSHSETRVTSFVIEWA; encoded by the coding sequence CCCTGTCCACGAAACGGATTTCCGCGGCAACCACACTCTGATTTTCTTTGGCTTCACCCACTGTGCAGTAGTGTGCCCCAGGGCGCTTGAGCGATTGACTGAGATTCTCAGCCGTCTTGGAACAGCTGCAAATCGATTCAATGCTCTTTACATTTCAGTCGACCCGGAGCGTGACACCCCCGAGGTCATGAAGACCTTTCTGTCCAGCCGTGCACCGTATTTCACCGGTCTAACGGGAACCAAGGGGCAAGTCGACTCGGCTCGAAAGGCTTTCCGGGTCTTTGCTCAACGGAAAAATGATGACAGCGTACCCGAAGGTTATACCATTCCTCATACAGCTATTACATACATACTCGGCCCTGATGGCCGTCTCGTGGACCATCTCAACGATAGTCTCGACATAGAAGAGGCAGCCATGCGTTTGCACAAAGTCTTGGCGCTGGATTCCAACGGAGGAGCGACGAGTGCACCTGCGCCGCATTGCCTCAGCCCTGGCTCGAGCATCGTCGGGCAGGAAAGTCTGGCGTTACTGGATAAGAAGCAGGCTGCTAGTATCAGACACATCGGCAATCTAGCCAGGCAACTCAAGGGTGACTGGTCCAACATGATGGGTCCCACCGATCTCAATGACGGATTCGGTGCCTACCGTTTCCAGATTGCGTACGGCGCATATACGCTGGCTTTGGCGCATTTCCACCGTCTCCCAGCCGCTCCCGGAGTGTTCAAACCCACCCTAGAACGCATGATCGAAAAGATGTGTCACCCTGATGTCTGGTACTACTGGCGTGACGCTAGCACAGGCGGTGGTGTAGGCAACACACCCAGGAAAGAACCGGACGCGAACCCGATTGAGAAAGACAACATTATGTACAGCTCGTACTTGCAGACTATGACGCtgctatataatagcctttttgATGATGACCGCTATACAAAACCCGGCTCACTGACATTGGAATACGACCCGTTCTTTTGGGGAGATGCCGGTGGTTTTCGATTCGAGTATGACCAAAACTCTCTCAACGACCGAGTGTACTGGAATATGGTCGAGAGCGGATATCTCGGCGTCGCTTGTGAACCTTACTGTGTGTTCCAGATTTGCAACCAACCTCCCATCATCGGGTTTCGCCTGAACGATGAGTTACACGGTGGCAAGACCGCCGAAGAGGTCACTACAGGCTATGTGAAAGCGTGGAAGGAATTTGGAGGCAGTCTCGACGCTGAAGGGGGCTATCAGTTTTTTGTGGGCACCCACAACAATATGGTGGTCCCGAGCCCTGGGACTGGCATGGATGCGTGGTGCGCTCTTTTAATGCACTCGTGGAACCCTGACTTCGTGAAAGAAAACTACGACACTCAGCGGCAAAGGTCGTTAATTCACCACGAAGACGGAACGCTGTCGGTGAAAGTCAACTTAGTCGAAGGAATGTCGAAGAACACCACCGGACTCTTAAAGAGCGGAGAGTTTGGCTGGATGATCGCCTTGGCCGCTGAGGTCGGTGATACGGATACCCTGAACCGGTTGCTGGCCTACGCGGACAAACACTTCTCGCCTCGTTATCAGAACGGTGGCCTCACCTACCCACGAAGGGATGACATGTACGATGACGACGGCTACTATGTGATGAGCACCCCCATGCAGTCGAACGCGCTCTTCCCTCTCGCTCGGTTGAACGTGTCGGGTGGATTTGAAAGGCTTTACAAACAACCATGGGGCCCGAAGAATCGTGAACATTACGACGAACCGGCGCTCACCGAGATTGACTTCAGTATCGATGTCTACCGTGCAGTGTATATCCCAACTCAGCGTGCTCTACTCTTTGATGTTGCGGCATTTGAGGAGGGGGCGAGAGGCGTAGTGGGTTTAGCTCGAGTGTTTGGCAGGGGGAACTGGACTCTCAAACGTGATGGATCCCGAATTGCTTGGGGGAGTAGCACGGGGCTTTCTGGCTCTGAACCACTGGCAGAAATCAAGCAAGACGGGGAAGTGCTGTTACTATCTCACTCAGAGACCAGAGTTACCTCATTCGTTATTGAGTGGGCTTAA